Proteins encoded in a region of the Streptomyces violaceoruber genome:
- a CDS encoding ABC transporter permease, translating into MFVAWRDLKFAKGRFALMGTVIVLITLLVGLLSGLTAGLGRQNTSAITDLPADRIAFRAPGGGGDLSYADSTVTERQWRQWSDAPGVEAAEPLGITTTKATAGDRSAGVSAFGVRPGSRLAPAEGIDDGAAVLSTTAADDLGVRRGDSFALAGQRLRVAEVRGDAFFSHTPVVWTTLNVWRKAAPPTGGDDGGATGGRGGDGPTGGRSGDGPTATVIALRTTSAADVAAVDEKAGTTTVATADSLSAIGSYTSENGSLQLMRGFLFAISALVVGAFFTVWTIQRSGDVAVLKALGASTAGLLRDALGQAVVLLVGGTLLGTGAAAALGALAAGSSVPFLLTPATVLLPAAVMVLLGALGAALSIRRITSVDPLTALGSAR; encoded by the coding sequence GTGTTCGTCGCCTGGAGAGACCTCAAGTTCGCCAAGGGGCGCTTCGCCCTGATGGGGACCGTCATCGTGCTGATCACCCTGTTGGTCGGGCTGCTGTCCGGGCTCACGGCCGGACTGGGACGGCAGAACACCTCCGCCATCACGGACCTGCCCGCCGACCGGATCGCCTTCCGGGCTCCCGGCGGGGGAGGGGACCTGTCGTACGCCGACTCCACGGTCACCGAGCGGCAGTGGCGGCAGTGGTCCGACGCCCCCGGCGTCGAGGCCGCCGAACCGCTCGGCATCACCACCACCAAGGCCACCGCGGGGGACCGGAGCGCCGGGGTCTCCGCCTTCGGCGTGCGGCCCGGCTCCCGCCTCGCCCCCGCCGAAGGGATCGACGACGGCGCGGCGGTGCTGTCCACCACGGCCGCCGACGACCTCGGGGTGCGGCGCGGCGACTCCTTCGCCCTGGCCGGGCAGCGGCTGCGGGTGGCCGAGGTGCGCGGCGACGCCTTCTTCAGCCACACCCCGGTCGTCTGGACCACCCTGAACGTGTGGCGGAAGGCCGCGCCTCCCACCGGCGGCGACGACGGCGGCGCCACCGGTGGCCGGGGCGGCGACGGACCCACCGGCGGCCGGAGCGGCGACGGCCCCACCGCCACCGTCATCGCGCTGCGCACCACCTCGGCGGCCGACGTGGCGGCCGTGGACGAGAAGGCCGGTACCACCACCGTCGCCACCGCCGACTCCCTCTCCGCGATCGGCTCCTACACCTCCGAGAACGGCTCCCTGCAGCTGATGCGCGGCTTCCTGTTCGCCATCTCCGCGCTCGTCGTCGGCGCCTTCTTCACCGTGTGGACCATCCAGCGCAGCGGCGACGTCGCCGTCCTCAAGGCGCTCGGAGCCTCCACCGCCGGTCTCCTCAGGGACGCCCTTGGACAGGCCGTCGTCCTGCTGGTCGGCGGCACCCTGCTCGGCACCGGTGCCGCCGCCGCCCTGGGGGCCCTCGCCGCGGGCTCGTCCGTGCCGTTCCTCCTCACTCCCGCGACCGTGCTCCTCCCGGCCGCCGTGATGGTCCTCCTCGGCGCGCTCGGAGCCGCCCTGTCCATCCGCCGGATCACCTCCGTCGACCCGCTGACCGCCCTGGGGAGTGCCCGATGA
- a CDS encoding DMT family transporter, which produces MSNAVSGLPVGRGLLYLIVAGVAWGTAGAAASLVYRASDMGPVALSFWRCAVGLVLLLAARPLRPRVRPAVREPFARKTLRAGVTGVGLAVFQTAYFAAVQSTGLAVATVVTLGAGPVLIALGARLALGEQLGAGGAAAVAGALAGLLVLVLGGGSATVRLPGVLLALLSAAGYSVMTLLTRWWGRGGGADAAGTSVGAFAVTSLCLLPFALAEGLVPHTAEPVRLLWLLAYVAAVPTALAYGLYFAGAAVVRSATVSVIMLLEPVSAAALAVLLLGEHLTAATLAGTLLMLGSVAGLAVAETRAAREARTRPAPA; this is translated from the coding sequence GTGTCGAATGCCGTCTCCGGCCTGCCCGTAGGGCGTGGCCTCCTCTATCTGATCGTCGCCGGTGTCGCCTGGGGCACCGCCGGTGCCGCCGCCTCGCTGGTCTACCGAGCCAGCGACATGGGGCCCGTCGCCCTGTCGTTCTGGCGCTGCGCGGTGGGGCTCGTGCTGCTGCTCGCCGCCCGCCCGCTGCGTCCGCGGGTGCGCCCGGCGGTCCGCGAACCGTTCGCCCGCAAGACGCTTCGGGCCGGTGTCACCGGTGTCGGGCTCGCGGTGTTCCAGACCGCCTACTTCGCCGCCGTGCAGTCCACCGGGCTAGCCGTGGCCACGGTGGTCACCCTCGGCGCGGGGCCCGTACTGATCGCCCTCGGCGCGCGCCTCGCCCTCGGGGAACAGCTGGGAGCGGGGGGTGCCGCGGCCGTGGCCGGCGCCCTCGCCGGGCTCCTGGTGCTCGTCCTCGGCGGCGGAAGCGCGACCGTCCGCCTGCCGGGTGTGCTCCTCGCGCTGCTGTCCGCCGCCGGGTACTCGGTGATGACGCTGCTCACCCGTTGGTGGGGACGGGGCGGCGGGGCGGACGCGGCCGGTACGTCCGTGGGGGCGTTCGCCGTCACGAGTCTGTGCCTGCTGCCGTTCGCCCTGGCCGAGGGCCTGGTGCCGCACACCGCGGAACCGGTCCGGCTGCTGTGGCTCCTCGCCTACGTCGCGGCCGTCCCGACCGCGCTGGCCTACGGGCTCTACTTCGCCGGCGCGGCCGTCGTCAGGTCCGCGACGGTCTCCGTGATCATGCTCCTGGAGCCGGTCAGTGCGGCCGCGCTCGCCGTCCTGCTGCTCGGCGAGCACCTCACGGCCGCGACCCTGGCCGGCACGCTGCTGATGCTCGGCTCGGTCGCGGGTCTCGCGGTGGCGGAGACCCGGGCGGCGCGGGAGGCGAGGACGCGGCCGGCGCCCGCGTGA
- a CDS encoding CPBP family intramembrane glutamic endopeptidase — protein sequence MAEAGPVDDAFPQKRLGEQSSTEERPARRILRDETLLVLALSLGASGVSALISFIGSVTRPGGLKDQAATLNASAAPGRPWLDLAWQLFGITTALVPVALVAHFLLREGRSLRTLGFDRTRPWPDLGRGAAVAAVIGSTGIAFYLAARGLGFNLTVVPEALPDVWWKYPVLILSAVQNSVLEEVVVVGYLLRRLDQLGWGAGASLAASSVLRGSYHLYQGIGGFVGNMVMGVVFVHLYRRWGRVGPLVVAHSLLDIGAFVGYGLLAGKVDWLPTA from the coding sequence ATGGCGGAGGCGGGCCCGGTGGACGATGCGTTCCCTCAGAAGCGACTCGGCGAGCAGTCCTCGACCGAGGAGCGCCCCGCGCGGCGGATCCTGCGTGACGAGACGCTGCTCGTCCTCGCACTGTCGCTCGGGGCGAGCGGCGTGTCCGCGCTCATCAGCTTCATCGGCTCGGTCACCCGGCCGGGCGGGCTCAAGGACCAGGCGGCCACGCTCAACGCCTCCGCGGCGCCCGGCCGTCCCTGGCTCGACCTGGCCTGGCAGCTCTTCGGGATCACCACGGCGCTCGTCCCGGTCGCCCTCGTCGCGCACTTCCTGCTGCGCGAGGGGCGCAGTCTGCGCACCCTCGGCTTCGACCGCACCCGCCCCTGGCCGGACCTGGGCCGCGGGGCCGCCGTCGCCGCCGTCATCGGCAGCACCGGCATCGCCTTCTACCTCGCCGCGCGCGGCCTCGGCTTCAACCTCACCGTGGTGCCCGAGGCCCTGCCCGACGTGTGGTGGAAATACCCGGTGCTCATCCTCTCGGCGGTGCAGAACTCCGTCCTGGAGGAGGTCGTCGTCGTCGGCTACCTGCTGCGCCGGCTCGACCAGCTCGGCTGGGGCGCGGGTGCGTCACTGGCGGCCAGTTCCGTGCTGCGCGGGTCGTACCACCTCTACCAGGGGATCGGCGGGTTCGTCGGCAACATGGTGATGGGCGTCGTGTTCGTCCACCTGTACCGCCGCTGGGGCCGCGTGGGCCCGCTGGTCGTGGCGCACTCGCTGCTCGACATCGGGGCCTTCGTCGGCTACGGGCTGCTCGCCGGGAAGGTGGACTGGCTGCCGACGGCGTGA
- a CDS encoding response regulator, with amino-acid sequence MTDSPVRLLLADDHPVVRAGLRAVLETEPGMVVVAEAATAEEAVTRAARGDVDVVLMDLQFGKGMNGAEATAAIAARPGAPRVLIVTTYDSDADTLPAIEAGATGYLLKDAPPEDLADAVRTAAAGRTALAPAVADRLMHRLRTPGTTLTRRETEVLALVADGLSNQAIGRRLHLTEGTVKSHLARVYAKLDVDSRTAAVATAGSLGLIRR; translated from the coding sequence GTGACCGACAGCCCCGTCCGCCTGCTCCTCGCCGACGACCACCCCGTGGTCAGGGCCGGGCTGCGCGCCGTACTGGAGACCGAACCCGGCATGGTGGTGGTGGCCGAGGCTGCCACCGCCGAGGAGGCCGTCACGCGCGCCGCACGGGGGGACGTCGACGTCGTGCTGATGGACCTGCAGTTCGGCAAGGGGATGAATGGCGCCGAGGCCACCGCCGCGATCGCCGCCCGCCCCGGGGCCCCGCGGGTGCTGATCGTCACCACGTACGACTCCGACGCCGACACCCTGCCCGCCATCGAAGCCGGAGCCACCGGCTACCTCCTCAAGGACGCACCACCCGAGGACCTGGCCGACGCCGTGCGCACCGCCGCCGCCGGACGCACCGCGCTGGCTCCCGCCGTCGCCGACCGGCTCATGCACCGGCTGCGCACCCCCGGCACCACCCTGACCCGACGCGAGACCGAGGTTCTGGCGCTGGTGGCCGACGGCCTGTCCAACCAGGCCATCGGCCGACGGCTGCACCTCACCGAGGGCACCGTGAAGTCCCATCTGGCGCGCGTCTACGCCAAGCTCGACGTCGACTCGCGCACCGCCGCCGTCGCCACCGCGGGCTCCCTCGGCCTGATCCGGCGCTGA
- a CDS encoding sensor histidine kinase yields MNVSAPAPTPTSRALAWCLHLLVVGLLVLVAARAVTDGRTPTATIVAVAVACGLVYAAGPLLPRVRLVRRVAAWWLTAVGAVWLALLALSPEAVWVAFPLYFLQLHLLSRRAGLAAVTATAVAAVAGFAAHTGSFGPAMVIGPTLGAAVAVAVVWGYQALYRESERRRRLIEALTATRADLARAQHTAGVLAERERLAREIHDTLAQGLSSIQLLLRAAERALPERPGTAAGHVVAARRAAVDSLAEARRFVAALTPPALEGTTLADALERLCATARVRHRITARFHLAGTPVPLPTAHEVALLRVAQSALANTVRHAHAGTAEITLSHLGDHVALDVVDDGTGFDPDALPPPDPEAGGFGLAAMRARLDALGGTLSIESAPGHGTALAARLPLVPPTEPEAHP; encoded by the coding sequence GTGAACGTTTCCGCCCCCGCCCCGACCCCGACCTCCCGGGCCCTGGCCTGGTGCCTGCACCTGCTGGTCGTCGGGCTGCTCGTCCTGGTCGCCGCCCGGGCCGTGACGGACGGCCGGACCCCCACCGCAACGATCGTCGCCGTCGCGGTGGCCTGCGGCCTGGTGTACGCGGCCGGGCCGCTCCTGCCCCGGGTGCGCCTCGTCCGGCGGGTCGCCGCCTGGTGGCTGACGGCGGTGGGCGCCGTCTGGCTGGCGCTGCTGGCGCTGTCGCCCGAAGCGGTCTGGGTCGCCTTCCCGCTGTACTTCCTCCAGCTCCACCTGCTGTCGCGCCGCGCCGGCCTGGCCGCCGTGACCGCCACCGCCGTGGCGGCCGTCGCCGGGTTCGCCGCCCACACCGGCTCCTTCGGTCCGGCGATGGTGATCGGGCCGACGCTGGGCGCCGCCGTCGCCGTCGCGGTGGTGTGGGGCTATCAGGCCCTTTACCGCGAGAGCGAGCGCCGCCGACGGCTGATCGAGGCGCTGACCGCCACCCGCGCCGACCTCGCCCGGGCCCAGCACACCGCCGGCGTGCTCGCCGAACGCGAGCGGCTGGCCCGCGAGATCCACGACACGCTCGCCCAGGGCCTGTCCAGCATCCAGTTGCTGCTGCGCGCCGCCGAACGCGCGCTGCCCGAGCGGCCCGGTACCGCCGCCGGCCACGTCGTCGCGGCCCGGCGGGCCGCCGTGGACAGTCTCGCCGAGGCCCGCCGCTTCGTCGCCGCCCTCACCCCGCCCGCCCTGGAGGGCACCACGCTGGCCGACGCCCTGGAGCGCCTGTGCGCCACGGCCCGCGTCCGGCACCGGATCACCGCCCGTTTCCACCTCGCCGGTACTCCGGTCCCGCTGCCGACGGCGCACGAGGTCGCCCTCCTGCGCGTCGCCCAGTCGGCCCTGGCCAACACGGTCCGCCACGCCCACGCGGGCACCGCCGAGATCACCCTGAGCCACCTCGGCGACCACGTCGCCCTGGACGTCGTCGACGACGGCACCGGCTTCGACCCCGACGCGCTGCCCCCGCCCGACCCCGAGGCGGGCGGCTTCGGACTGGCCGCCATGCGCGCCCGCCTGGACGCCCTGGGCGGCACCCTGTCCATCGAGTCCGCGCCCGGCCACGGCACCGCCCTGGCCGCCCGGCTGCCCCTCGTCCCGCCCACCGAGCCCGAGGCCCACCCGTGA
- a CDS encoding ABC transporter ATP-binding protein produces MSLHLTDVTLTYPDGGERLTALDRVSLEVPRGSLTAVVGPSGSGKSSLLAVAATLITPDAGTVTVDGTPTTGLSRGELAALRRHRIGIVFQQPNLLPSLTAVEQLQVMARIDGRRPRAARGRAMELLDAVGLAGQAGRRPHQLSGGQRQRVALARALMNDPTVLLVDEPTSALDHERGAAVIALITRLTHERAGATLLVTHDRTHLTAADRIAEVRDGRLRPSAGACTTIRSDISLRHRDRSTTEWSDGDA; encoded by the coding sequence ATGAGCCTGCACCTGACCGACGTCACCCTCACCTACCCCGACGGCGGGGAGCGCCTGACCGCGCTCGACCGGGTCAGCCTGGAGGTCCCCAGGGGGAGCCTGACCGCCGTGGTCGGACCCTCCGGCTCCGGCAAGTCCAGTCTGCTGGCCGTCGCCGCCACGCTCATCACGCCCGACGCCGGAACCGTCACCGTCGACGGCACCCCCACCACTGGCCTGAGCCGCGGCGAGCTGGCCGCTCTGCGCCGCCACCGGATCGGCATCGTCTTCCAGCAGCCCAACCTGCTGCCTTCCCTCACCGCCGTCGAACAACTGCAGGTGATGGCCCGGATCGACGGCCGCAGGCCGCGCGCCGCCCGGGGCCGGGCGATGGAGCTCCTGGACGCGGTCGGGCTGGCCGGGCAGGCCGGCCGCCGCCCCCACCAGCTCTCCGGCGGCCAGCGTCAGCGCGTCGCCCTCGCCCGGGCCCTGATGAACGACCCCACCGTCCTCCTGGTCGACGAACCCACGAGCGCCCTCGACCACGAGCGCGGCGCCGCCGTCATCGCACTGATCACCCGCCTCACCCACGAGCGGGCGGGCGCCACCCTGCTGGTCACCCACGACCGCACCCACCTCACCGCCGCAGACCGGATCGCCGAGGTCCGCGACGGCCGCCTCCGTCCGTCGGCAGGGGCTTGCACCACGATACGTTCCGATATATCGTTGAGGCATCGCGACAGATCAACGACTGAATGGAGTGATGGCGATGCGTAA
- a CDS encoding EamA family transporter: protein MPVHTSDSARGSRGKGTGLGLALASAVAFGGSGVAAKPLIEAGLDPLHVVWLRVAGAALVMLPLAVRHRALPRRRPALVAGYGLFAVAGVQACYFAAISRIPVGVALLVEYLAPALVLGWVRFVQRRPVTRAAALGVVLAVGGLACVVEVWSGLGFDALGLLLALGAACCQVGYFVLSDQGSDAGEEAPDPLGVIAYGLLVGAAVLTVVARPWSMDWSVLAGSAPMDGTPVAAALLLAWIVLIATVLAYVTGIVAVRRLSPQVAGVVACLEAVIATVLAWVLLGEHLSAPQVVGGIVVLAGAFIAQSSTPAKGSADPVARGGPERELSSRGTST, encoded by the coding sequence GTGCCGGTGCATACGTCTGACAGCGCCCGCGGCAGCCGCGGCAAGGGCACCGGGCTCGGCCTGGCACTGGCCTCCGCGGTCGCCTTCGGAGGTTCTGGAGTCGCGGCCAAACCGCTCATCGAGGCCGGGCTCGATCCGCTCCACGTGGTCTGGCTGCGCGTCGCGGGCGCGGCCCTGGTGATGCTGCCGCTCGCCGTGCGCCACCGCGCCCTGCCGCGCCGCCGTCCCGCGCTGGTCGCCGGGTACGGACTGTTCGCCGTGGCCGGTGTCCAGGCGTGCTACTTCGCGGCCATCTCGCGCATCCCCGTCGGCGTCGCCCTGCTGGTCGAGTACCTGGCGCCCGCTCTGGTCCTCGGCTGGGTGCGGTTCGTGCAACGGCGGCCGGTCACACGGGCCGCCGCGCTCGGCGTGGTCCTGGCGGTCGGCGGCCTCGCCTGCGTGGTCGAGGTCTGGTCGGGGCTGGGCTTCGACGCCCTCGGACTGCTGCTCGCCCTCGGCGCCGCTTGCTGCCAGGTCGGCTACTTCGTCCTGTCCGACCAGGGCAGCGACGCCGGCGAGGAGGCGCCCGACCCGCTCGGCGTCATCGCCTACGGCCTGCTGGTCGGCGCCGCCGTGCTCACCGTCGTCGCCCGGCCCTGGTCGATGGACTGGTCCGTCCTCGCCGGCTCGGCACCCATGGACGGCACGCCCGTCGCCGCCGCCCTGCTGCTGGCCTGGATCGTGCTCATCGCCACGGTGCTCGCCTACGTCACCGGAATCGTGGCCGTACGTCGGCTGTCGCCGCAGGTCGCCGGAGTCGTGGCGTGCCTGGAAGCGGTCATCGCGACCGTCCTGGCGTGGGTGCTGCTGGGCGAGCACCTCTCCGCCCCGCAGGTCGTCGGCGGCATCGTGGTGCTGGCGGGCGCCTTCATCGCCCAGTCCTCGACCCCGGCGAAGGGCTCCGCGGACCCGGTGGCCAGGGGCGGTCCCGAAAGGGAGTTGTCGAGCCGGGGAACGTCGACCTAG
- a CDS encoding PhzF family phenazine biosynthesis protein, producing the protein MRIRIVDAFTDRPFAGNPAGVLLLDAFPDDDRLQRVALEVNHSETAFAHRLPAGGEADWALRWFTPATEVAMCGHATLATAHVLHTTGAHEGPVRFATRSGVLVATPREDGSFTLDFPTAPLTPVEAPPGIAAALGAEPRTVLDTGPNIGDLLVEVADEETVRGLSPDLGALAAHSERGIIATARAEDPARGYDYVSRCFFPNVGIDEDPVTGSAHTALAPFWSERLGRPDLIGLQASSRSGRVRTELRGGRTLLSGHAVTVIDGELLA; encoded by the coding sequence ATGCGCATCCGAATCGTCGACGCCTTCACCGACCGGCCCTTCGCCGGCAACCCCGCCGGGGTCCTGCTCCTCGACGCCTTCCCGGACGACGACCGGCTCCAGCGGGTCGCCCTGGAGGTCAACCACTCCGAGACCGCGTTCGCCCACCGCCTGCCCGCGGGCGGCGAGGCGGACTGGGCACTGCGCTGGTTCACTCCGGCCACCGAGGTCGCGATGTGCGGCCACGCCACGCTCGCCACCGCCCACGTCCTGCACACCACCGGCGCCCACGAGGGGCCGGTGCGGTTCGCCACCCGCAGCGGCGTCCTGGTGGCGACGCCCCGCGAGGACGGCTCGTTCACCCTGGACTTCCCGACCGCGCCGCTCACCCCGGTCGAGGCACCGCCGGGCATCGCCGCGGCCCTGGGTGCCGAGCCCCGTACCGTCCTGGACACCGGGCCGAACATCGGGGACCTGCTGGTCGAGGTCGCCGACGAGGAGACCGTCCGCGGCCTGTCGCCGGACCTCGGGGCGCTGGCCGCCCACTCCGAGCGCGGCATCATCGCCACCGCCCGCGCCGAGGACCCGGCCCGCGGTTACGACTACGTCTCCCGCTGCTTCTTCCCCAACGTCGGCATCGACGAGGACCCGGTCACCGGCAGCGCGCACACCGCCCTGGCCCCCTTCTGGTCCGAGCGCCTCGGGCGTCCCGACCTCATCGGGCTCCAGGCGTCGTCCCGCTCCGGCCGGGTGCGCACGGAACTGCGCGGCGGGCGCACGCTGCTGAGCGGGCACGCGGTGACGGTGATCGACGGCGAACTGCTGGCCTGA
- a CDS encoding PadR family transcriptional regulator, whose amino-acid sequence MRNHGYERGHGGHGPGHGEGGPFGRGGFDGRRAAFGPFGPGGPGGGPGGPFGPGFGHGGPWGGRGRGGPRGRARRGDVRASILALLKDRPMHGYEMIQEIAERSGGAWKPSPGSVYPTLQLLEDEGLIASESEGGKKLFALTEAGRTAAEEGPEAPWEEASRGVDWEALNDIRQAGFGLMEAFGQVWKTGSKEQREKALAVIGDARKKLYLILADED is encoded by the coding sequence ATGCGTAACCACGGATACGAGCGTGGACACGGTGGACACGGCCCCGGCCACGGAGAGGGCGGGCCCTTCGGCCGCGGCGGCTTCGACGGTCGGCGGGCGGCGTTCGGCCCCTTCGGCCCGGGTGGTCCCGGCGGCGGCCCCGGCGGGCCCTTCGGGCCCGGCTTCGGCCACGGGGGTCCCTGGGGCGGCCGAGGGCGCGGCGGGCCCAGGGGAAGGGCGCGGCGGGGCGACGTACGCGCCTCGATCCTGGCCCTCCTGAAGGACCGGCCGATGCACGGCTACGAGATGATCCAGGAGATCGCCGAGCGCAGCGGCGGGGCGTGGAAGCCCAGCCCCGGTTCGGTGTACCCCACCCTCCAGCTGCTGGAGGACGAGGGGCTGATCGCCAGTGAGAGCGAGGGCGGCAAGAAGCTCTTCGCGCTCACCGAGGCGGGCCGCACCGCGGCCGAGGAAGGCCCGGAGGCGCCCTGGGAGGAGGCCTCGCGAGGCGTCGACTGGGAGGCCCTCAACGACATCCGCCAGGCCGGTTTCGGGCTGATGGAGGCCTTCGGCCAGGTCTGGAAGACCGGCAGCAAGGAGCAGCGGGAGAAGGCGCTCGCCGTCATCGGCGACGCCCGCAAGAAGCTGTACCTGATCCTCGCCGACGAGGACTGA
- a CDS encoding Clp protease N-terminal domain-containing protein, protein MQPRIPRQSAGEQGGRWPDGTDLEDRFGVELTSAVSGARRRAVRDGDRQIDTAHLLHSLLECDADSRELLGDGPRVVRVLGYLVQRSIGYGLRWQSSVEDSGAVPVVTGAAGFSPPAAAAMEDACARAVRRGAARAGGPDLLAALVADPRTRAAEVLARAAVEPHAVLARVESHFEPTP, encoded by the coding sequence GTGCAACCCCGTATCCCCCGGCAGTCGGCCGGCGAGCAAGGCGGCCGGTGGCCGGACGGCACCGACCTCGAGGACCGGTTCGGCGTGGAACTGACCTCGGCGGTCTCCGGCGCCCGCCGCCGGGCGGTGCGGGACGGGGACCGGCAGATCGACACCGCCCATCTGCTGCACTCGCTGCTCGAGTGCGACGCGGACTCCCGCGAACTGCTCGGGGACGGTCCGCGGGTCGTCCGCGTCCTCGGCTACCTCGTGCAGCGCAGCATCGGCTACGGCCTGCGCTGGCAGAGCTCCGTCGAGGACTCCGGCGCCGTACCCGTCGTGACCGGAGCCGCCGGGTTCTCCCCGCCCGCCGCGGCGGCCATGGAGGACGCGTGCGCACGGGCGGTCCGGCGCGGGGCGGCCCGGGCCGGGGGCCCGGACCTGCTCGCCGCCCTGGTCGCGGACCCGCGGACCCGCGCCGCGGAGGTACTGGCCCGCGCCGCCGTCGAGCCGCACGCCGTGCTCGCCCGAGTGGAGAGCCACTTCGAGCCGACGCCCTGA
- a CDS encoding pyridoxamine 5'-phosphate oxidase family protein has protein sequence MQGTTGTSSQPTGTYPPTDRTVPTRSPERAAYDKELVHAILDEGYVCHLGFVRDGAPVVLPTLYGRVGERLYVHGSTGSRPLRMTGAADPGLPVCLTVTHVDALVLARSAFHHSINYRSVVVHGTAYEVTDPEERRTALDALVEHVVPGRSRDSRPANKKELAATAVIRLDLNEVSAKLRTGGVNDEPEDLSLPHWAGLVPLRKGYDAPVADPALAPGTALPDYLSAG, from the coding sequence ATGCAGGGGACCACGGGGACGTCGTCGCAGCCCACCGGCACCTACCCGCCCACCGACCGCACCGTCCCCACCCGCTCCCCCGAGCGGGCCGCGTACGACAAGGAGCTGGTGCACGCGATACTCGACGAGGGGTACGTCTGCCACCTCGGCTTCGTCCGCGACGGCGCCCCGGTGGTCCTGCCGACGCTGTACGGCCGGGTGGGCGAGCGGCTCTACGTGCACGGCTCGACGGGCTCGCGCCCGCTGCGGATGACGGGGGCGGCCGACCCGGGCCTGCCGGTGTGCCTGACCGTGACGCACGTGGACGCGCTGGTGCTGGCCCGCTCGGCCTTCCACCACTCGATCAACTACCGGTCGGTGGTGGTGCACGGCACGGCGTACGAGGTGACGGATCCCGAGGAGCGGCGCACGGCCCTGGACGCCCTGGTCGAGCATGTCGTCCCGGGCCGCTCCCGCGACTCGCGGCCGGCCAACAAGAAGGAGCTGGCCGCCACCGCCGTGATCCGCCTCGATCTGAACGAGGTCTCCGCCAAGCTCCGCACGGGCGGGGTGAACGACGAACCGGAGGACCTCTCCCTCCCGCACTGGGCCGGTCTCGTCCCGTTGCGCAAGGGGTACGACGCTCCGGTCGCCGACCCGGCCCTGGCGCCCGGCACGGCACTGCCGGACTACCTGTCGGCCGGGTGA